In Anaerobacillus isosaccharinicus, one genomic interval encodes:
- a CDS encoding aspartyl-phosphate phosphatase Spo0E family protein, which produces MSGNFSRKTNLLNSIERLRAELIQSGIEKGLTHPSTIDLSQQLDILLNEYKEMMTTVDYSLNT; this is translated from the coding sequence ATGAGCGGTAATTTTAGTAGAAAAACTAATCTTTTGAACAGCATTGAAAGATTGCGAGCCGAATTGATTCAATCTGGTATAGAAAAAGGTCTCACTCATCCTAGTACCATTGATTTAAGTCAACAACTCGATATATTATTAAATGAATATAAAGAGATGATGACAACTGTAGATTACAGCTTAAATACGTAG
- a CDS encoding ABC transporter permease, with amino-acid sequence MQWFNLFRANFRKEYIEMKRYLPNTIALLVTFYIIFIAAFFGIMFIGDPASFEANVQYSIVSVVFWSLTMMTMNFIGFAVVQEAMRGTLEQLYMSPMGVWKIMFTRIIGQFALQTIIMIILLFAAMVTSGQWLNLNPMTTIPIILLTMFSMVGVSFMIAGLAIIVKQIQAFLQIFQFVLMGLVFVPITVAPYLAFAPFVKGVNMVRVVMIENLTLTQLPWSDFVILLANSIVYMALGLFVFFRCEKIAMKKGLLGQY; translated from the coding sequence ATGCAATGGTTTAATTTATTTAGAGCAAATTTTCGCAAGGAATATATCGAGATGAAACGATACTTGCCTAATACTATAGCTTTACTCGTTACATTTTATATTATCTTTATAGCTGCGTTTTTTGGAATTATGTTCATCGGTGACCCAGCTAGCTTTGAAGCAAATGTTCAGTATTCGATTGTGAGTGTCGTCTTTTGGAGCCTAACAATGATGACGATGAACTTTATCGGTTTTGCTGTGGTACAAGAAGCAATGCGAGGAACATTAGAACAACTTTATATGTCACCAATGGGTGTTTGGAAAATTATGTTTACCCGTATAATTGGTCAATTTGCCTTACAAACAATCATTATGATCATTTTACTTTTTGCTGCAATGGTAACATCAGGTCAATGGTTAAACTTAAATCCAATGACGACGATCCCAATCATCCTACTCACCATGTTTAGTATGGTTGGTGTCTCGTTTATGATTGCGGGATTGGCCATTATCGTCAAACAAATCCAAGCTTTTTTACAGATTTTCCAGTTTGTCTTAATGGGCCTTGTGTTTGTCCCAATCACGGTAGCTCCGTATCTAGCATTTGCCCCTTTTGTTAAAGGAGTTAATATGGTACGAGTGGTTATGATCGAGAACTTGACGTTAACTCAGTTACCATGGTCTGATTTTGTCATTCTTTTAGCCAATTCAATCGTTTATATGGCACTAGGACTTTTCGTCTTTTTCCGCTGTGAAAAAATCGCGATGAAAAAAGGACTGTTAGGTCAGTATTAG
- a CDS encoding GNAT family N-acetyltransferase — protein MAFAQENEKKIIYDMLVSPEVINLMFDEKHSAPTWDEFNEEEPDDYFSGNPNKHGNYMLINVKEETIGTIVYSIGTGKLNCAELDIWISSKANLGKGYGSEALNLLMNFIKSHYKIKTFIIRPWVKNINAIKAYKKCGFKEIEAFNPADYYSEEKIEDYGEGDYGVNETVNLIYKLE, from the coding sequence TTGGCTTTTGCGCAAGAGAATGAAAAAAAGATAATATACGATATGTTAGTTTCACCTGAAGTTATCAATCTCATGTTTGATGAAAAACACTCAGCTCCAACTTGGGACGAGTTTAATGAGGAAGAGCCAGATGACTACTTTTCAGGGAACCCAAATAAACATGGGAATTACATGTTAATTAATGTTAAAGAAGAAACGATTGGAACTATTGTTTATTCTATCGGAACCGGAAAGCTAAACTGTGCCGAGTTGGATATTTGGATTTCCTCAAAAGCTAATTTAGGAAAAGGCTATGGCAGTGAAGCTTTGAACTTACTCATGAATTTCATTAAATCGCATTACAAAATAAAAACCTTTATTATTAGACCCTGGGTAAAAAATATAAATGCTATAAAAGCATATAAGAAATGTGGTTTTAAAGAAATCGAAGCATTTAATCCTGCCGATTACTATTCAGAAGAGAAAATAGAGGATTACGGAGAAGGTGATTATGGAGTTAATGAAACTGTAAATTTGATTTATAAACTTGAATAA
- a CDS encoding phosphodiester glycosidase family protein, with protein MLIRIYIFLLFLLAPILGIFLFFGQNNPYSSLESGSLVEGHMEILEHNEMIRSNLFVKRELITETQLLSHVSNEILGFMQENANEELLDYLEQQEKLNLIVEASARHQQKSADLIDSLLATMLGDPIGQTFGENSIVKVYSLQEAGYRGYMAKVRLHNPNAIKMLLANDEIASNGETTSQAAKRSGAVLAINAGGFTSQNGKLYPIGITVIDGEIVTFYDTSISFIGFNKKGHLVGGNVNSREQIKEMEVQQGASFHPILLKQGVKQNIPARWANTRHPRTLIGHFTNGDLFFMVVDGRREGWSTGVTLEEAQDKLIEFNIRDAYNLDGGGSSTFYYDGKVLNKPSAGQERRVTTNIVVMP; from the coding sequence GTGCTCATTAGGATATACATTTTTTTATTGTTCCTTCTTGCGCCGATTCTTGGGATATTTCTTTTTTTCGGGCAAAACAATCCATACAGCAGTTTGGAAAGTGGTAGTTTAGTAGAAGGACATATGGAAATTCTCGAACATAATGAAATGATTAGAAGTAATCTTTTTGTAAAACGAGAATTGATTACAGAAACACAATTACTTAGTCATGTCTCAAATGAGATTTTAGGTTTTATGCAAGAAAATGCGAACGAAGAGTTATTAGATTATTTAGAGCAGCAAGAGAAGTTAAACTTAATCGTTGAGGCAAGTGCTAGACACCAGCAAAAATCTGCTGACTTAATTGACAGTTTATTAGCGACGATGCTTGGTGATCCAATTGGTCAAACATTTGGGGAAAACTCGATTGTAAAGGTTTATTCATTGCAAGAAGCAGGCTATCGTGGCTATATGGCAAAAGTTCGTCTTCACAATCCAAATGCGATTAAAATGCTATTAGCAAATGATGAAATCGCTAGCAATGGGGAAACGACTAGCCAAGCTGCTAAAAGGTCTGGCGCTGTTTTAGCTATAAATGCTGGAGGATTTACAAGTCAAAATGGAAAGCTTTATCCAATAGGTATTACAGTTATTGATGGTGAAATCGTAACATTCTACGATACGAGTATTAGTTTTATTGGCTTTAATAAAAAGGGTCATCTCGTAGGGGGGAATGTCAATTCACGAGAACAAATTAAAGAAATGGAAGTTCAGCAAGGCGCTAGTTTTCACCCAATTTTATTAAAACAAGGAGTTAAGCAAAACATCCCCGCAAGATGGGCTAACACGAGGCATCCACGAACATTAATCGGACATTTTACAAATGGTGATCTTTTTTTCATGGTTGTTGATGGACGTCGTGAAGGTTGGAGTACCGGTGTAACACTAGAAGAAGCACAGGACAAGTTGATAGAGTTTAATATTCGAGATGCTTACAATTTAGACGGTGGCGGTTCAAGTACATTTTATTATGATGGCAAAGTGTTAAATAAACCATCAGCAGGACAAGAGCGGAGAGTAACAACAAATATTGTAGTAATGCCATAA
- a CDS encoding gamma-glutamyl-gamma-aminobutyrate hydrolase family protein, whose product MQTRPVIGISSSIEKHNQIPSVHVFEKFVRAVTDGGGLPIVIPIGTEDMAASWISICDGLVLSSGEDIDPSSFNANPSTKIQKTNGKRDKIEIALIHEAIKQQKPILGICRGITMLNAALGGTVIQDVATEITNAINHFQQAERPDPTHEIKLDANSRLHEIFQRSKLCVNSIHHQSIDKLALSLKTVAIAPDGVIEAVESKDGSLIWGIQWHPEEMAVEDPSMALLFKEFVSECKRV is encoded by the coding sequence ATGCAAACAAGACCAGTCATCGGAATTTCCAGTTCTATTGAAAAACATAATCAAATTCCCAGTGTTCATGTATTTGAAAAATTTGTTCGTGCGGTTACAGACGGGGGCGGTCTTCCTATTGTAATTCCAATTGGAACAGAAGATATGGCCGCATCATGGATATCCATCTGTGATGGTCTTGTACTTAGTAGTGGCGAAGATATTGATCCATCCTCTTTTAATGCAAACCCATCAACAAAGATACAAAAAACGAATGGGAAACGTGATAAAATAGAAATTGCTTTAATACATGAAGCAATAAAGCAACAAAAACCGATTTTAGGCATATGTCGTGGAATTACGATGTTGAATGCGGCTTTAGGTGGAACCGTTATTCAAGATGTGGCAACTGAAATTACAAATGCGATCAACCATTTCCAGCAGGCAGAAAGACCAGATCCTACACATGAGATCAAACTTGATGCTAACAGTCGCCTACACGAGATTTTTCAACGTTCTAAGCTATGTGTTAATAGCATCCATCATCAGTCGATCGATAAGCTTGCTCTTTCTTTAAAAACGGTAGCAATAGCACCAGATGGTGTAATTGAGGCTGTTGAGAGCAAGGACGGGAGTTTAATCTGGGGTATCCAGTGGCATCCCGAAGAAATGGCGGTTGAAGATCCAAGCATGGCTCTGCTGTTTAAAGAGTTTGTCTCCGAATGTAAAAGAGTCTAA
- a CDS encoding TraB/GumN family protein, with the protein MYKKMIYLLLAISLLLFGCSEETIEHEKLEETGSKGILYEVNHEGNTVFLFGSLHFSNRDLQPLNKKIDEAYISSDYLVIEIGMYSDGTTINETISSETYNQLLQTLADLGLPETLIKNYKPWLITNSLTYYMYFRKGGASHDLGTDNYFLQKAATDNKEVIQLESLEEQLNIYTNLTDDLQEKELRSALLELEELNGKFEELLAVWADGDLAGISEFRKIEVEDANPNDLHAYFNAVFIERDRKMTEKIEDFLNNSHGKTYFVVVGAFHLVGEESITDLLKSRGYEVKNVFE; encoded by the coding sequence TTGTATAAAAAAATGATCTATCTTTTATTAGCTATATCACTACTACTCTTTGGTTGTAGTGAGGAAACTATTGAACATGAAAAATTAGAGGAGACTGGCTCTAAAGGCATTTTATATGAAGTCAACCATGAGGGGAACACAGTTTTTTTATTTGGTTCACTTCATTTTTCCAATAGGGATTTACAACCTTTGAATAAAAAAATTGATGAAGCGTATATTTCTTCAGATTATTTAGTTATTGAAATTGGTATGTACTCAGATGGAACGACGATTAATGAAACAATTTCAAGTGAAACTTACAATCAACTACTTCAAACGTTAGCAGACTTAGGTTTACCAGAAACACTTATAAAAAATTATAAACCTTGGTTGATTACTAATTCGTTGACATATTATATGTATTTTAGAAAAGGTGGGGCATCTCACGACTTAGGGACAGACAATTACTTTCTTCAAAAAGCTGCTACTGACAACAAAGAAGTAATTCAGTTGGAGTCATTAGAAGAGCAGTTAAATATTTACACTAATTTAACAGACGACCTTCAAGAAAAAGAACTAAGATCCGCATTATTAGAACTAGAAGAATTGAACGGAAAATTTGAGGAATTATTAGCTGTTTGGGCGGATGGAGATCTTGCTGGAATTTCAGAGTTTCGTAAAATTGAAGTAGAAGATGCCAACCCTAATGATCTTCATGCATATTTTAATGCCGTTTTTATTGAGCGCGACCGAAAAATGACTGAAAAAATTGAAGACTTCCTTAATAACAGTCATGGGAAAACTTATTTCGTCGTTGTAGGAGCCTTTCATTTAGTTGGCGAAGAAAGCATTACTGATCTACTAAAATCAAGGGGGTATGAAGTAAAAAACGTTTTTGAGTAG
- a CDS encoding ABC transporter ATP-binding protein: MEKIIEVKEISKNYLKRKTKEMITAVNDVSFDVHRGEVLGLLGPNGAGKTSTIKMICGLLQPDAGSIQINGLDIQKKRLKALKHISAVLEGNRNLYWRLTVRENLEYFAGNRGRSRKEVKFEVEKLLEQFRLKEKEHELVNGLSRGMQQKLAIAVALLANTEVILLDEPTLGLDVEISYELREILKMIVKEEQRTVIISSHDMPVVQDLCDRTVIINKGTVVVDEKVENLLKLFETKAYSVKLGSLLSSDQELQLMTKFPLSSYNRGVHQGTVTVNLEKSEDIYDLFDIFKKEGTLVESIDRTAIDFEQVFMQIVKGEKQYAMV, from the coding sequence GTGGAAAAGATTATAGAAGTAAAAGAGATTAGTAAAAATTATCTCAAAAGAAAAACGAAGGAAATGATTACGGCCGTTAATGATGTCTCGTTCGATGTTCATCGAGGTGAGGTACTCGGGTTATTGGGGCCAAATGGCGCAGGAAAAACATCGACAATTAAAATGATCTGCGGCTTATTGCAACCTGATGCTGGATCAATCCAAATCAATGGTTTAGATATTCAAAAGAAAAGGTTAAAGGCGCTAAAACATATTAGCGCAGTACTTGAAGGAAATCGAAATTTATATTGGCGCTTAACTGTCCGAGAAAATTTAGAGTATTTCGCAGGGAACCGTGGCAGATCTCGAAAAGAAGTTAAATTTGAGGTTGAAAAGCTGTTAGAACAGTTTAGATTGAAAGAAAAAGAGCATGAGCTTGTGAACGGCTTATCTCGAGGCATGCAGCAAAAGCTAGCCATTGCGGTAGCGCTATTAGCCAATACAGAAGTTATTTTATTAGATGAGCCGACGTTAGGGCTAGACGTTGAGATCAGTTATGAACTACGGGAGATACTGAAGATGATCGTTAAAGAAGAACAGCGAACCGTTATTATTAGTTCCCATGACATGCCTGTTGTTCAAGATTTATGTGATCGCACGGTTATCATCAATAAAGGAACGGTGGTAGTTGATGAAAAAGTAGAAAATTTACTAAAACTATTTGAAACAAAGGCCTATTCAGTTAAGCTAGGGAGTCTCTTAAGCTCAGATCAAGAACTACAATTGATGACAAAGTTCCCATTAAGCTCTTATAACAGAGGAGTCCATCAAGGAACGGTTACGGTTAATTTAGAAAAAAGCGAAGACATCTACGACCTCTTTGATATTTTTAAAAAAGAAGGTACGCTCGTTGAAAGTATTGACCGAACAGCGATCGACTTTGAACAAGTGTTCATGCAGATCGTGAAGGGAGAAAAGCAGTATGCAATGGTTTAA
- a CDS encoding EAL domain-containing protein: MEFKRDLTEVKELFSMMAKLFDMVFLMKLRHDGFFEYIQFSDRAKDLANLPDDAIGRCLQEIYYEGVASYLHDKYTTAIKNKQTLTFVGEMNLRNMDSIRMAESTLIPIVINEEQYVIAFTKDVTELENKKNEVFEQKERFFSLFTYNNDPIITTDENGSIQMVNEAFTSKFTITETGVLNKVIHELYPTLAVFEEKPKMRPVEEEVVLETSFGTMIALVKRIPIIVKDSNLGFYFIINDITSQREIIVTNKAMEDRYKKLIEISPQIIFLVRERKIVYANQVCLKVLKATLGEVIGKDISSYIKEEIGSFVKDGDIATMTTKNGEVLYITQKKSVVFFNEEKLVLYSITDITNQIAIERELDFREQYDSLTGLYNRKSLDQLIQLQISSNDHFCFVLFNIDKFKLVNDLVGTTNADTLLVEFSERLKKLSDKNFIARINGDEFVVLVPQEQSLNMFLVELQKELSHPFETEKGPIHITTSTAISKFPEHGANTEQLYLSATKAMTLAKINGARQVLYFEEEMQEVFSRKYKIENELKLSLKENHFYVAYQPKIHLKGKPIELEALIRWQHPVLGMVSPAEFIPIAEESGLIIEIGKFVIDQVCRDLQQLHKTYPHLRIAINLSPKQFLDTELELSILAVIKKYRLDPKFIEFEITETAIMIDPNKAISILNSLKNNGITIAIDDFGTSFSSFNYLKKLPVDTIKIDRSFINGIGENEKDSSLVEGLIDLAHKMNLMITAEGVETKEQLEFLKEKKCDIVQGFYFSRPEKIENIILTLDQLNVHI; this comes from the coding sequence ATGGAATTTAAACGTGATTTAACAGAAGTAAAAGAATTATTTTCGATGATGGCCAAGCTATTTGATATGGTTTTTCTAATGAAACTTCGTCACGATGGTTTTTTTGAATATATTCAATTTAGTGATCGAGCAAAGGATCTTGCTAATCTTCCTGACGACGCGATCGGTCGATGTCTACAAGAAATATACTATGAAGGCGTCGCTTCATACTTGCATGATAAATATACGACTGCCATAAAAAATAAGCAAACGTTAACATTTGTTGGAGAAATGAATCTTAGGAATATGGATTCTATTAGAATGGCTGAATCAACACTTATTCCAATTGTTATTAACGAAGAACAATATGTGATTGCATTTACAAAAGATGTTACTGAACTAGAAAACAAAAAAAATGAAGTGTTCGAACAAAAAGAACGATTTTTTTCGTTGTTTACGTATAATAATGACCCCATTATTACTACTGATGAAAATGGATCGATTCAAATGGTGAATGAGGCTTTCACTTCGAAATTTACTATAACTGAAACAGGTGTTCTTAATAAAGTTATTCATGAACTATATCCGACGTTAGCAGTTTTTGAAGAAAAACCAAAAATGAGACCTGTTGAGGAAGAAGTCGTACTAGAAACCAGTTTCGGAACAATGATTGCTCTAGTAAAAAGAATACCAATTATCGTTAAAGATAGTAATCTTGGCTTTTATTTCATTATTAATGATATAACTTCGCAACGTGAAATCATTGTTACCAATAAAGCGATGGAAGATCGTTATAAAAAACTGATTGAAATTTCCCCACAAATCATTTTTCTAGTAAGAGAAAGAAAGATTGTTTACGCAAATCAAGTATGTTTAAAAGTACTGAAAGCGACTTTAGGTGAAGTCATTGGCAAGGATATTTCTTCTTATATCAAAGAAGAAATCGGTTCTTTCGTAAAAGATGGCGACATTGCTACAATGACTACGAAAAACGGCGAGGTTCTTTATATAACACAGAAAAAATCGGTCGTTTTCTTTAACGAAGAAAAATTAGTCTTGTATTCGATTACTGATATAACAAATCAGATTGCAATTGAAAGGGAACTTGATTTTAGGGAACAATATGATTCATTAACTGGCCTTTATAATAGAAAGTCTTTAGATCAACTCATCCAATTACAAATAAGTTCAAATGACCATTTTTGCTTTGTTCTTTTTAATATTGATAAATTTAAGCTTGTTAATGATCTAGTTGGAACTACTAATGCAGATACTCTCTTAGTGGAATTTTCCGAACGGCTGAAAAAGCTCAGTGACAAGAACTTTATTGCACGAATTAACGGTGATGAATTTGTCGTTCTAGTTCCACAAGAACAATCACTAAATATGTTTTTAGTCGAGTTGCAAAAAGAACTTAGCCATCCTTTTGAAACAGAAAAGGGGCCAATTCATATTACAACTTCAACAGCGATTAGTAAGTTCCCTGAACACGGTGCAAATACTGAACAACTGTATTTAAGTGCGACAAAAGCGATGACATTAGCAAAAATTAACGGCGCTCGCCAAGTCCTTTATTTTGAAGAAGAAATGCAGGAGGTTTTCTCTAGAAAGTATAAAATTGAAAATGAATTAAAGTTATCTTTAAAAGAAAACCATTTTTATGTTGCCTATCAACCCAAAATTCATTTAAAAGGAAAACCAATTGAATTAGAAGCATTGATACGTTGGCAACACCCTGTCCTCGGAATGGTTAGTCCTGCTGAATTTATTCCAATTGCAGAAGAATCGGGGCTAATTATTGAGATTGGGAAGTTTGTTATTGATCAAGTTTGTCGTGATTTACAACAACTTCACAAAACGTATCCCCATTTGCGTATTGCGATTAATTTGTCGCCGAAACAATTTTTGGATACAGAACTAGAACTATCAATATTAGCAGTTATTAAAAAATATAGATTAGATCCTAAATTTATTGAGTTCGAGATTACCGAAACTGCGATTATGATTGACCCAAACAAGGCTATTTCAATTTTGAATTCATTGAAAAATAATGGTATAACAATTGCTATTGATGATTTTGGAACAAGTTTTTCATCTTTCAATTATTTGAAGAAACTTCCAGTTGATACAATAAAAATTGATCGATCATTTATAAATGGAATTGGAGAAAATGAAAAAGACAGTAGCTTAGTAGAGGGCCTTATTGATCTCGCACATAAAATGAACCTGATGATTACTGCTGAGGGTGTTGAGACAAAAGAACAATTAGAGTTTCTTAAAGAAAAAAAATGTGATATTGTGCAAGGTTTTTATTTTAGCCGTCCTGAAAAAATCGAAAACATTATTCTTACTCTAGACCAGTTAAACGTCCATATTTAA
- a CDS encoding acetamidase/formamidase family protein has protein sequence MEKISCQSVIYDFNKCHEPIKNVSSGTTLEISTYDCFENQIQSENMEISALDWDRVNPATGPIYVDGAEVGDVLKVKIEKLEIGDQGVMVVGPNLGVMGYRFTEMKAKIIPIKNGKAMFNDLVLPLNPMIGVIGVAPAGEGVTCGTPGAHGGNMDNKMVREGVTMYFPVFVEGALFGLGDFHAAMGDGEISVSGIEVPGKATVTLEVLKGKSLQEPMLENDEVVTQIASAKTLDEAAKLATELMIDQLVELTEMSIEEVTMLMSAVGQVEVCQIVDPLITARFVVPKWLLKQLNVSFF, from the coding sequence TTGGAAAAAATATCGTGTCAATCAGTAATCTATGATTTTAATAAATGTCATGAGCCAATTAAAAACGTTTCATCGGGAACAACTCTTGAAATTAGTACATATGATTGCTTCGAAAATCAAATTCAGTCAGAGAACATGGAAATTTCAGCGCTTGATTGGGATCGTGTTAACCCGGCAACAGGGCCGATTTACGTTGATGGTGCAGAAGTTGGCGATGTTCTTAAGGTGAAAATTGAGAAACTTGAAATTGGTGACCAAGGGGTAATGGTTGTTGGACCCAATCTTGGTGTGATGGGGTATCGTTTCACGGAAATGAAAGCGAAAATCATCCCTATAAAAAATGGCAAGGCGATGTTTAACGATCTTGTGCTACCTTTAAATCCGATGATTGGGGTTATTGGAGTTGCTCCCGCTGGTGAAGGAGTTACGTGTGGTACACCAGGAGCCCATGGTGGGAATATGGATAACAAAATGGTCAGAGAAGGAGTAACAATGTACTTTCCTGTTTTTGTGGAAGGCGCATTGTTTGGCCTTGGCGATTTCCATGCAGCGATGGGGGACGGTGAAATCAGTGTCTCAGGGATTGAAGTACCAGGAAAAGCAACTGTTACGCTAGAGGTTTTGAAAGGGAAAAGCTTACAAGAACCAATGTTAGAAAATGATGAAGTTGTTACACAAATTGCCTCAGCGAAAACGCTCGATGAAGCAGCAAAGCTTGCAACAGAACTTATGATTGACCAACTAGTTGAGCTAACTGAAATGTCCATTGAAGAGGTAACGATGCTTATGAGTGCTGTTGGCCAAGTTGAGGTATGCCAAATCGTCGATCCATTAATAACAGCACGCTTTGTTGTTCCAAAGTGGTTGCTAAAACAATTAAACGTTTCATTCTTTTAA
- a CDS encoding YcxB family protein — translation MVNKSITLDGQLTYEEFKQYSRYHSRKVLTRYFIIVSSITFIAIYIMAFDDLGWFLTISVPLSVTYLGFVTLKVILNFFNKHHYDRNPLLKQKMKYMINAKSIRLTSDRLQSKYDWEEIISSIEFKDMFLLYLTKTSALILPKRHFQNKEDINRFKELLKEKINPKKLKLM, via the coding sequence ATGGTAAACAAGTCGATCACTTTAGATGGGCAACTGACATACGAGGAATTTAAACAATATAGTCGCTATCATTCGAGAAAAGTTCTCACTCGTTATTTCATAATTGTATCTTCAATTACCTTTATAGCGATTTACATCATGGCATTTGATGACCTCGGGTGGTTTCTTACGATTTCAGTACCGTTATCCGTCACTTACTTGGGGTTTGTCACTTTAAAAGTTATCTTGAATTTTTTCAATAAACACCATTATGATCGAAACCCATTGTTAAAACAAAAAATGAAATACATGATCAACGCTAAATCAATACGGCTTACGAGTGATCGCCTTCAATCAAAATATGACTGGGAAGAGATTATTTCTTCGATCGAATTTAAAGATATGTTCCTTCTTTACTTAACAAAAACATCGGCACTCATTTTGCCTAAACGACATTTTCAAAACAAAGAAGACATCAACAGGTTTAAAGAGCTATTAAAAGAAAAGATTAATCCTAAGAAATTGAAATTAATGTAG
- a CDS encoding DUF2187 family protein — MTEEIEIPFQPGDNIEILDGSFKGEKGTIIAVYNNSSAIELTTKETNGKPRKTVISHKHYKLTT, encoded by the coding sequence ATGACTGAAGAGATAGAAATTCCGTTCCAACCCGGGGATAATATTGAAATTTTAGATGGATCTTTTAAGGGAGAAAAGGGAACGATCATCGCTGTATATAACAATTCATCAGCAATCGAGTTAACGACAAAAGAAACAAATGGTAAACCAAGAAAAACGGTCATCTCTCATAAACATTATAAATTAACTACATAG
- a CDS encoding SET domain-containing protein: MIEVKTSQLTDETAEFNRGVFATEDIKKGQLFHVAPVIPYPNIEHVLIEETVLSDYVYEYGKNHSAVVLGYGMLFNHSYEPNATYDIDFTTHTFKYYAYKDIKAGEEILINYNGDVDDKDPLWFLKDENDKSKAKRK, encoded by the coding sequence ATGATCGAGGTAAAGACTTCTCAACTAACTGATGAAACAGCTGAGTTCAATCGAGGCGTTTTCGCTACTGAAGATATTAAAAAAGGCCAATTATTTCATGTGGCACCTGTTATTCCATACCCAAACATCGAGCATGTTTTGATTGAAGAAACTGTTCTTTCTGATTACGTTTATGAATATGGAAAAAATCACAGTGCTGTCGTCTTAGGCTATGGAATGCTTTTTAACCACTCTTATGAACCAAATGCCACGTATGATATTGACTTTACAACACACACTTTTAAGTATTACGCTTATAAAGATATTAAAGCAGGTGAAGAAATTTTAATTAATTACAATGGAGACGTCGACGACAAAGATCCACTTTGGTTTCTAAAAGATGAAAATGACAAATCAAAAGCTAAAAGAAAATAG